A genomic window from Brassica oleracea var. oleracea cultivar TO1000 chromosome C8, BOL, whole genome shotgun sequence includes:
- the LOC106312756 gene encoding casein kinase II subunit alpha-like, with protein sequence MRPITSSYASLGRFLLLCCAIFISRAPSALSLNGSSFDPYPLEEEISLPTVMSKARVYTDVNVIRPKEYWDYESLNVEWGEQDDYEVVRKVGRGKYSEVFEGINMNSNEKCVIKILKPVKKKKIRREIKILQNLCGGPNIVKLLDVVRDQHSKTPSLIFEYVNSTDFKVLYPTLTDYDIRYYIYELLKALDYCHSQGIMHRDVKPHNVMIDHELRKLRLIDWGLAEFYHPGKEYNVRVASRYFKGPELLVDLQDYDYSLDMWSLGCMFAGMIFRKEPFFYGHDNQDQLVKIAKVLGTDELNAYLNKYQLELDAQLEALVGRHSRKPWSKFINADNRHLVSPEAIDFLDKLLRYDHQDRLTAKEAMAHPYFAQVKAAESSRMRT encoded by the exons ATGCGCCCAATCACCTCCTCCTACGCATCTCTTGGACGCTTCCTCTTATTGTGCTGCGCCATCTTCATCTCGCGTGCGCCGTCGGCGCTTTCTCTTAACGGAAGCAGCTTCGATCCATATCCACTCGAAGAAGAGATCTCTCTTCCCACCGTGATGTCGAAAGCTCGTGTGTACACTGACGTGAACGTGATCCGTCCCAAAGAGTATTGGGATTACGAGTCTCTCAATGTTGAGTGGGG AGAGCAAGATGATTACGAGGTAGTGAGGAAAGTGGGGAGAGGCAAATACAGTGAAGTTTTCGAGGGGATTAACATGAACAGCAACGAGAAATGTGTTATCAAGATTCTTAAGCCTGTCAAGAAGAAGAAG ATTAGAAGAGAGATTAAGATACTTCAGAATCTCTGTGGAGGCCCAAATATTGTGAAGCTGCTCGATGTTGTCAGAGACCAACACTCAAAAACCCCAAGCTTGATATTTGAGTATGTTAACAGCACTGACTTTAAGGTTCTGTATCCTACTTTGACTGACTATGACATCCGATACTACATCTACGAGCTGCTGAAG GCATTGGACTACTGCCACTCGCAAGGTATAATGCACAGAGATGTCAAGCCACACAATGTCATGATCGACCATGAGCTGCGCAAACTTCGCCTTATAGATTGGGGTCTCGCTGAGTTTTATCATCCTGGAAAAGAGTATAACGTCCGTGTGGCCTCCAG GTACTTCAAGGGACCCGAACTTTTAGTGGATTTACAGGACTATGACTATTCCTTGGACATGTGGAGCCTCGGTTGCATGTTTGCTGGGATG ATATTCCGCAAGGAACCTTTCTTCTATGGCCATGACAACCAGGATCAGCTTGTCAAAATTGCCAAG GTCCTTGGAACCGATGAATTGAATGCATATCTGAACAAGTATCAGTTAGAACTTGACGCTCAATTAGAGGCACTTGTTGGGAG ACATAGCAGGAAGCCTTGGTCCAAATTCATCAATGCTGACAATAGGCATTTGGTCTCACCTGAG GCGATTGATTTCCTGGACAAGCTACTTCGGTATGATCATCAAGACAGGTTAACTGCAAAAGAAGCAATG GCTCATCCTTATTTCGCACAAGTCAAGGCAGCAGAGAGCAGCAGAATGAGAACTTAA